From a single Lolium rigidum isolate FL_2022 chromosome 7, APGP_CSIRO_Lrig_0.1, whole genome shotgun sequence genomic region:
- the LOC124674652 gene encoding universal stress protein YxiE-like has translation MAETKEAAAAAGPVEEGRSKTVVVVGVDDSDHSYSALEWAVRYVATAGVATELVVVHAKQAASSVVTMGGAAVAGDMVRYVEEDLRKRADEVVEKARSLCVANSVEGVVEVIDGEPRHVICNAVEKHGADLLVVGSHGYGAIKRAFLGSVSDYCAHHAHCSVMIVKQPKPKK, from the exons ATGGCGGAGACCAAGgaagccgcggcggcggcgggtccggtggaggaggggaggagcaagacggtggtggtggtcggcgtgGACGATAGCGACCACAGCTACAGCGCGCTTGAGTGGGCCGTGAGGTACGTGGCGACAGCCGGCGTGGCGACGGAGCTCGTCGTCGTCCACGCCAAGCAGGCCGCGTCATCCGTCGTCACCATGGGCGGCGCCG CCGTTGCCGGAGACATGGTGAGGTACGTGGAGGAGGACCTGCGGAAGAGGGCCGATGAAGTCGTCGAGAAGGCGCGCAGCCTCTGCGTCGCCAACTCG GTGGAGGGTGTTGTGGAGGTGATCGATGGGGAGCCGAGGCACGTCATCTGCAACGCGGTCGAGAAGCACGGCGCCGATCTGCTCGTCGTCGGCAGCCATGGCTACGGCGCCATCAAGAG GGCATTTCTTGGGAGCGTGAGCGACTACTGCGCCCACCACGCGCACTGCTCGGTGATGATAGTGAAGCAGCCAAAGCCCAAGAAATGA